Part of the Anomaloglossus baeobatrachus isolate aAnoBae1 chromosome 1, aAnoBae1.hap1, whole genome shotgun sequence genome, ctggaacgaggtgctatcgcgcttgacatcgctagcaatcgctagcgatgttgcagcgtgtaaagtccccctTACTCTTGCTAgcatgcctatgaactaccaatttgTTGGTTGATGCCCGAGTCAGCCTGCACTGATTGCAAAAACCAAAGGAATTATCAGATGGAGTTTCaaaatctgtaatctgaacagaaccCGACGCTGCCAtcacagtcggtgaagtttgtgaaaatctctgtATAACAGCAATAGAAGACAAAGTGCAGCTTCCACAGAATACAAAAAGACACATTTatttattatgtaaaaaaaaatggatctaCAAATTTTACTGTATTTGTTTGTATTGATACTTTaattactttgcagaggtcattttgctTGCATTATCAATGTGTGTCTTTGTAATTCTTCGGTCATTTATAATACAAGGTATACTATTGATCAATGCCTGTCATGGTCATCCCTCTACTTTTGGAGACTACTTTCAAAAACAGGTAGGCACCCCCAGCACTACGGTGCTTGAATCACTGGATGGACTCCACAAGAATAGACATAGAAAGAGGATCGGCACTCGTAgaattttttctgtttcttttgcttTATTTCAAGCCatcaaaattgtgaaaaaaatgtaCAGTAATGTACAATTGTGACTCAATTGAGTTTGAGAAAGGTCAATTTTGTTTATGACCAAAACACGTCACTATTGTACATCACTGtacatttttttcacaattttgatGACTTGAAATAAAgcgaaagaaacaaaaaaaaatctacgAGTGCCGATCCTCTTTCTATGATTACTTTTAGAGACTAGTGATGGATTCAGAGTtgggatccctcatttccatctgggacttTACATTAAAATGTGGTTTTATTTCTCAGTGcatcatgagttaatgtcagttttgttggccAGCatttcctagctgagtgtttcagctgcagctgctttgtagccataccccttcaggtttaagtagaggtttttcccagcaatccttgctgaagatacaaatccgtTTGTTCTCTGGCTGCCTTAGTGGAAGGTCGTGTGTAGGAGCATTCCAGAAGctggactttatcctttttttgttgctgttttccactGTCTCACCTTTCCTTGTGTATTATTAGTGCAGTGATGGGGCTAGCGCCTCCCACCTGCCAATGCACTAGCCAGGGCATTTACAGGGTTCTCTCAGGGTCTCATGTTCCTGCTTAGCAACAGTTGAAGAGATTGTATAGagcctggctaggagagtaggatcagttacaggtgaggataggaggtgtcccctctcagtagagctagggcccaccattgttattgagtCCCCATTGTTCCCTCATACTTGTATTGTTTGTTgcatttttgttgtgcgtcaggctTCCCGTTGGTATGAACACACGTGCCATGCTTCTCATACCTGGCAGCATGACAATGCCATACTAGTTAATTACTTTATCCTTTCGATTAATTGATAATtgttagagatgaacgaacctgaggttcggtgttcatgccaaacacaaactttacaaaaaaacagagtttgggtgtgaagtttgggtgctttacatatgcaaaccactcacgcgagcatcgATAGGCTCAGGTACGCTTAGTACTCAGCACAGTGCGAGCCACTTGTAATGTTTGAGTGGCTTGCACTgaaggtaacaacagcgtgattgaatGTAGTGTGTATCAAACTAAAAAAATGCAGCAACCATGCCGCctacccccggaagtgatctgtttatgactggctgcatgtgggcaaggATCGGAACTATCAAATTGGTGACTTTCAttggggtcccaaaccaaactttatatcTAAAGTCCGGATGAGCCCTCCGAACCAAACTTTcatggatccgctcatctctagtaatggctTTAAATCTGTGTTGTATGCAATTTCCTGTGAAGTTGTAGATCGTGTCATGATTAAGAGCATGTCAATTGCTCGAAATGTGTAGACAGGTGTCTCTCCTTCTTTCCATATGTTTTTTTCAGATTGTTATCCTCATTTTAATCATGGAAATTAAAGCTTGTTTTAACTTATCAAGATTATGCAGATGCTGAACTTTTTCTCCTATTATATACTGTAGTAGACATCACTGAAAATCTGCCTCTagagattattttaaattaaagggcacgttatcagtgtgagacatgcaatgactgacagtctgctctctttacatgtttcacactggtacatcccctttaatttaaaataatctctgaagACAGAATCTCAGGGAGATCAGTGTCTGGCCCATAAATCTTAAAAGCTCATTTACTGTACATATcagaaaaatgtggatttttcaGGAATAAGACAGATCACAGATATTGTggtgtcattttattcagctttctatgactTACAAGTCCATACTGGCAATTTAGGAGGgtagatcctactgacagattccctttaagtgagtaACCTATCATTACAGTATATAGTATTAAAGCATGACCGATATTGTAGATAATCTGCACAGCTTCGTTAGCAAACTGCAATGATATCATACAACTTAATATGATATAATGAAAAATATGTAGAACCACATCCCGCTAATATTACAATGAGCAAATAAACCGCATTCTGGCAAACCTCACAGTGGCTGGCATAACACTTCCATTCAGGTCAAGTGGCCTCCATCCCCCTAAAATCCATTTGTGCATCATGATATTGCACACTCTAATGCATAATAAATCCTGCTGTGCTCTGTAGGATTTAGTTACGTGCAATTCTGGAAGCCAAATTCATGAAGCAAATAAACTGCCATTTTCTAATCCTTGACTAAAATACACACAGATCGGAATACATTATCTTGCCAGCAGCAGCAAGGAATGCAATAATTTACAGCGACATTATAATTAATATTCAAGATCAAGACGTCACATGTGCATGAAGTGATTTTGTGTAGTACATGTAATCTCTGATTATTCTGTAACTATATTCCAACTAATCTGATTGAGTTCTGTGCTGGAACGATTTCGTTTTCTCCATAAAATGTATCATTATGGTTTTTTTAtctagttatttttttatttttttttaatcaggacAATAACTTAACTTTTGGGATGTACTAGTGTGACAATGTCTTCAATAAGCTCCTCTTTGGTTTGCAGCATTCTATGGCTACTATCAATCATATAATGGGAATGTGGCCATTTCTACCTTTTAGTCATTTCTTAATATATAAAAGAAAATGTACTATGTAACACTTTCTGAGCACCAGGGTCTTCATGAGTCAAAGATTGAGCAGATTAAATGACACCAAACACAAATCTTCAGGGTTTTAGAGACACTCAGACAGCAGCCTGGTGAAGGTGCTCCTGCAGattatatctctcagatttatatgtAACATAATAATGCAGATTTTCAGACATTAGACAGGATTAGAGAAAGCAGCAGATGTCACTTTCTTTAGTTGGAAAATTCCAGGTTTTTCTCTCTTGCGAAGAGAATTAACCCTTCCACTTGTTAGCCAAGTTGGTTTATAAAAATGATATAATGGAAATGATGCAAGCACTAAATACATAGCAGCCCTACTATTATATAAAGGTGATCGCATCTGCCTAGCAGTTAGTGCATTCATGCTGCCATCagagctaaagggggctttacacgcagcgacatcgctaacgagatgtcgttggggtcacggaatttgtgacgcacatccggcctcgttagcgatgtcgctgcatgtaaagcagccttaagactcagGGTGCATAACTATATTACAAAAGCCAAAAAGGTGAATGGCTGCAGGCTTTACAAAATTCAAAAATCAATATTTAAAGGGGTCTTTCACTTTTTGTAGTAGGATAGCtgcttatatatttaaataataaagtAAGCTTTATTTATCTAGTATATCACCCTCCACTCCAGCTTAACCACTCTGGTGGTCCCTGCCAGTTCTACAGAAATTCAGAATATCCATTGTTCACGTGAGCATTTAACCGCTGAAGTCAGTGATTGGCAGCAGTGGTCAAGTGAATGATTGACATGAGCTCACCACAGCAGGAATATTGAGGCCATTGGTGCTGGAGCAGAGTGGGATTTCACAGGTAATAATAAATCtaatattttaaagggaatctggtgatatgtttttgcttccccatctgagagcaggatgctgtgggggcagagaccctaattccagcgatgtataCAGTAACTTATTTTGTTTTGATAGTAATCTGTTTTATCTGCTGTAaatttaccagttctctgaatggtgAGCTCTGCATAATCcagcccacactactgattggcagaaTTCTGTGAATACTGTGCATATAAAGTCCGTAAATGGCGTGCACACAGATGGGATGCTGAGGTGCAAGTAGATAGGTCAAAAAGACCGGGTCCAAGTAATAGAGAATCACAGCACACTCAAAATTAGATGCAAAATGTATTTGTGATTTTTCTAGAAAAATTGTGAAGAAAAACAACTGTCTCTGAAGTTTCGGCCTTATGGGCCTTGATCACAAGGTCGCTGTCACAAGTCATCCTTAAGTAAGGATTTTGAGTGTGACGTATATGGAATGCTGACCTTCCTATTGTAGGAATTCTGTCAGGGGAGTAGACATATAAATTAATATATCCTGTATGCTGATGATGATGCAAAGCACTCCCGTGCCTATCCTGGCTTCATTTATATGCCTACTCCCCTGACACTACTATAGGAACGTCAGTATTCTGTATATGTCACACTCAAAATCCTTACCTaatactgtgcataggcaaaaagctgtcaatcagtggtgggggcagggttatacaaagctcataaaTCTGAAGGACTAACTGATAGCACATTTACTAATTCCCTAGTGATAATCTGCTGGTAACAAAGTGCTTTTAACAAAACTACCCATTGCTGATCAGTacctgatacattgctggaattatGTTTTTTAACCCTAaacaatgctgctctcagattacgtagccataacctgctgacagattccctttaacacatttACAGCTGTGACAATAAAGGTGTATTCTGGATTTTTTAAAAACTATTGTAATTAATTGTCAATCTAATACTTCTATTTCTGTTTCTAATTTTTAGGTGCCTGACAAAATGGTAGTTCCGCAGGTAATATGATGCCTAGTAAAATGGCATCATGTTGGCCTTCTGTCTTAGTTTTCCACCTTCTGCTGCTGTATTCAGAAAGAAAGGCTTTGGGATGCCCTGCTCGTTGTGATTGTGCACCTCAGATCCGGTCAGTCATCTGTCACCGCAAACGCCTAACTGCTATCCCAGAAGGGATTCCATCTGAAACAAAACTCCTAGACCTCAGCAAAAATCGCATACGCTGCCTGAATCCTGGTGAGCTGTCCTCCTACCCACAGCTTGAAGAGGTAGATCTAAGTGAAAATATTATTTCAGTAATAGAGCCAGGAGCTTTTGCCAACCTCTTTTATCTTCAAACCCTTCGACTGAAAGGTAATCAACTGAAACTTATTCCAACTGGAGTGTTTAGCAGACTGAGCAACCTAACATTACTGGATATCAGTGAAAATAAAATTGTCATCCTCTTAGACTTTATGTTTCAAGACCTTCGTAATTTAAAAATCCTTGAAGTTGGAGACAACGAATTATTGTATATTTCACAGAAAGCCTTTTCTGGATTGGTAGGTCTAGAACAATTGACAATTGAGAAATGCAATCTAACCACTATATCTCCTGACTCACTTTACTATTTGCAAGGCCTTGAGATACTAAAACTCCAACACCTGGGCATCAGTTCATTGGAGGAACAGAATTTTCAGAAGCTTTACAACCTCAAAAAGCTAGAGATTGATTGCTGGCCTTTTTTAGAAGAAGTCTGTCCAACTGCTTTCCAAGGACTAAATCTTACTTCCATTTCCATCACCTATACCAATCTCACCTCAGTGCCAGCAGCTGCTCTTAGGAGTCTTACATACCTAGAATACCTAAATCTTTCCTACAATCCAATTCGAGTCATTCAGCGAGGCTCCTTCAGAGACCTTGTCAGGCTAAGGGAACTCCATGTGGTTGGGGCTTCCCTAACTATTGTGGAATCCCAATCATTCCATGGCTTGAGACAGATTCGTCTGCTGAATGTCTCCAATAATTTACTTTCAACTCTAGAAGAGAACGCTTTCCAGTCTGTCAATACTCTAGAGACACTGAGAGTGGATGCCAATCCTCTAGTCTGTGACTGTCGTTTGTTATGGATTTTGCAAAGAAGGAAAACCCTTAATTTTGATGGTCACCAGCCCATATGTGCTTCCCCTGCTGAAATCCAAGGCAATGCATTATGTGACTTCCCAGATTCAATACTTTTTGAATACTTCACATGCCAAAAACCCAAGATAAGGGACAGGAAGCTCCAGCATATCATAGCTCATGAAGGACAGCCTGTTTCATTTCACTGCCGGGCTGATGGAGAACCTGTTCCACTCATTGTCTGGGTTTCACCACAGAGAAGGATGATCACTAGTAGGAGTGTAGGACGATCTACTGTGCTGCCAGAGGGCACACTTGAAATAAGATATGCTCAGGTTCAAGACAGTGGTACATATATATGTATTGCCACAAATGCAGGAGGAAATGACACTTACTTTGCTACACTGACTGTAAAAGGTGATAACTCACCATATGCTAACCGAACACTGTATCTTGCAGAATACAACGATACCTACCACAATGACACCCACGTTTTCTTAAAGTTTACCTTGGATCTAAAAACAATCTTAGTATCAACAGCCATGGGCTGCATTACCTTTTTGGGAGTGGTTCTATTCTGTTTTCTTCTACTATTTGTATGGAGCAGAGGAAGAGGACAACATAAAAATAACTTCTCAGTTGAGTACTCCTTCCGTAAGGTTGATGGGCCTGCTTCTGCTGCGGGTCAAGGTGGAGCTCGAAAGTTTAATATGAAAATGATATGAAAAAAAAACTAATGAGTTACTGTATATTTAATGGATTGGACACTGTGATATTATGCTCATTACATGTAGTGAGTTCAACGCAGTGCCTCCTTAATGGACTTAGATAGTGTTTTCACCTATGCCATCATTTTTCTTCCATTAATATAAACAACAAGGGCTTTTGTTGGCTTTTGCCAAATACATTGCCCTAACCAGCTACACTCAGCTATTTTTGTAAAATATAGCAGGGTTGGTTTGATATCTAAATCTCAGCATTCCAGAAGCTAGTGCCTCTCCCATAAGGTGCGAATAAGTAATGAGCACTGACTTACAATCAATTTAAAAAGACAATATGATGCCAACTTCCGGAAAATGAAAAATGGATTTGAACTAGAAATCTACATTTATTTGAGAAAATATACAATCATGCAGGGTTAACATAACTAGCCTTAAAAATCGGAAACTGGTTTAtaaaaaataacttcatcccaGCACATAGAAAATATTAAGGactatctaaaaaaaaaattacaatatccATGTCACAAATAGAACAGTGATGAACACTATAGGGAGATTTCTCAGGAATTATCAGACATATTGAGCCATCTGAGAACAAATAACATTATTAAAATATTATAATGTTGAATATttgttattttaaccccttagattactcAGACTTCTGGTAATATCCAGTCATTTAGTCCCTTCCACTCACACAAATGTAAGGATCATCATTAGTGACATGAGATACATGCGCAGCCAAACTGCTCCACCCTGTATGGGCATGTTTGGTTACAACCACCTTAGTTCACTTCACGCATGTTTTTGTAAAAAGTGAGGGTAGACTATCAGTCAAAGCGTTGACTCTCAGATAGTGTATAGTGCCAGAAGATGGAGATGACAAGCTGAACACTAGGGAATAGGTAGTCAAAATATGATAGATTCTAAAAATGCACACCTATGCTGTATTCAATTATGTCTACATTGGCTGAAAAGTTCATCTTTGTAGTAAATAAACATAATAAAAATGATGTACGAAAAATATACACAGAATTCTTATTGTTACATCCCTTTTAGGTATCCATATTCCCTATGACAGAAGGGAATAAAACAGCAAGAATGCAGAAGATACATATCTTGCTTATCTTCCATatgctataaaaaaaaatgctactgctcaacaatgaaattgcaacaccaagaaggaaaagttgtggaataatggaaatattttcaaaatatttatatttatttaaataggATGTCCATTATTTGGACAactcctactcattccccttgttcacctccttaaaaataaataagcctatactcacctctggtgctagcccagttccagtgatgtctgaaACTGCATTCCCAGGGCCCAGGTGACATTATGACTTGCGATCCCCAAGACCAGTCAGCGCCAGTTTCCTTTTCCCGGCCTTTGtacgtttgagcaggaagtcagtgcagcgctcacatcctgctcaaatgtcttaaGGTGAGTGAGGTAGTTCAGATGCCAGATGCAGATTGGTCAAGGGGCCCATTGTGTCATAACACAATGacttgtccaagtagtagacatcTCCTTTAATATTAAATGTGAGCACCACATGCAGAAATACACATACTTTAACATTTTGGTATGCTATCCATAAAGCTATGAATTGTTGAGGAATGCTCTGCCATGCCGAATGCACTTGTGCACAGAAATTTGCAAGATCTGCTCCTGGCAGCTTCTTTTCAATCGGTCTTGCTTTATGGTTACATTCTGATGGCCACATATCTATTGTAGATGTTTTTGGCAGCAAACAGGAGATAACGCTAATTTCAATGAACTGTTTGTGTTTAGAAATCTTTTTATATCATAGTCAACATTACCATTTACAGAAATTATTCTATGGGATCTGTACAATCAGGTTAACCTTTGGTCTGGCTCCCTACATGCTTCAATCAGCCTTGAGCACATATTTAATACTTTGCAACCGGGAGCAAATCAATTTGTAACCAAATGAATATGTTAGAAATTTTCACAAAAAAATTAATTCACCAGAATTGGATTTAATTCTGCTGAGGGCCTGAAAGGTTTTAAAAGAAAAATTGTACATGCTTGTATTAGGCCCACCCCGACCTCTCCTACAGCTGCCCACGCTTGCTTCATATTTTATTATGATCTAGATCTTGCAAGGCTACCTAGTTTTCATGAAGTCATGTGGGGTGGGGTCAGTGTCCTCAATGATGTGCACTGTATGTTATGTTATGATTTGAGGTCTAGTCAGTGACCAAAAAATATATTTGAACATCAATCTGAAGCaagtggagccggcag contains:
- the LINGO3 gene encoding leucine-rich repeat and immunoglobulin-like domain-containing nogo receptor-interacting protein 3 — its product is MMPSKMASCWPSVLVFHLLLLYSERKALGCPARCDCAPQIRSVICHRKRLTAIPEGIPSETKLLDLSKNRIRCLNPGELSSYPQLEEVDLSENIISVIEPGAFANLFYLQTLRLKGNQLKLIPTGVFSRLSNLTLLDISENKIVILLDFMFQDLRNLKILEVGDNELLYISQKAFSGLVGLEQLTIEKCNLTTISPDSLYYLQGLEILKLQHLGISSLEEQNFQKLYNLKKLEIDCWPFLEEVCPTAFQGLNLTSISITYTNLTSVPAAALRSLTYLEYLNLSYNPIRVIQRGSFRDLVRLRELHVVGASLTIVESQSFHGLRQIRLLNVSNNLLSTLEENAFQSVNTLETLRVDANPLVCDCRLLWILQRRKTLNFDGHQPICASPAEIQGNALCDFPDSILFEYFTCQKPKIRDRKLQHIIAHEGQPVSFHCRADGEPVPLIVWVSPQRRMITSRSVGRSTVLPEGTLEIRYAQVQDSGTYICIATNAGGNDTYFATLTVKGDNSPYANRTLYLAEYNDTYHNDTHVFLKFTLDLKTILVSTAMGCITFLGVVLFCFLLLFVWSRGRGQHKNNFSVEYSFRKVDGPASAAGQGGARKFNMKMI